GTATGTCCCAGTAGATGGGCTTGAGGCCATGGCTGTTGGCCGAGTCGACGACGTACTTGTGAAAGTAGGTGCGAGAGGCGAGATGCAGCTTGAGGTCGTCTCCCGTCAGGTCCGCCTGATCAGTACGTTTTCTGGCGGCGAACTCCCCTACGATAACCGGATACCCCTGACTGATGAATCGGTCCGCCATCAGTTGAAACATAGCGTCGACGTCATCCTCCTCGTCGAAGGTCGCATTGCGATCGGTCCGCGTAGGATGATGGTAGTCCTGCCCCCAGAAGTAGGACATGTTGCCCCATTCCGCGTCCTCCTCCATCAACGCGAAGGGAAACGGCGTGTAGTGATGGATCTCAAGCGCCAGTCGGCCAGGCGTCGAATCCTCCGGCATCGAGGTGATCAGCTGATCGGAGTACTCCCAGTTGGTGTTCGGGCCCTGCACCACAAGCCAGCGATTCGTGTTGTTGCCCCCAGTGGCGCGGACGGCGCTGATGAAGGTGTTGTAGTAGGTGCGCAGGGTCGCCCACTCCTCTGGCGTATGGCATTCCGGCTCGTTGGCCCCCGCGAAGAGCAGGTGGTTGTCGTAGCCGGCGAAGGCGGTCGCGATCTGCGTCCAGTAGGACTGCATCTTCGCGTTGATCGTCGGATCCACCGTGTCAGTGATATTTCTTTCAAACCAGCCGTCGTCCCAGTGGATATTCAAGAGGACGTAGAAGTCCCTGGCATAGCACCAATCGACCACTTCCTTGACGCGAGCCATCCAGGCGGGATCGATCTGAAAGGTGGATTGATCCGCATGGCTGTCCCACGCCACCGGGAGGCGGATCGTGTTGAATCCAGAGTCGGCTACGGCGTCGATGATGGCTTCAGAAGCAGCGGGCCCCCAGTAGCCTTCGCCATTCGGTGGCTCCAGGGTGTTTCCGAGATTCCACCCGTAAGTGGGTGTAGGCAACTGCGCGAACGCAGCTAAAGGGAAAAACAATAAGGCAGCGATGCCGATCGCCGTCATATGAATCCTACGAAGTGTTACGTTATTCATTCTGAGCTACGACGCG
The DNA window shown above is from Pelagicoccus sp. SDUM812003 and carries:
- a CDS encoding cellulase family glycosylhydrolase, whose protein sequence is MPTPTYGWNLGNTLEPPNGEGYWGPAASEAIIDAVADSGFNTIRLPVAWDSHADQSTFQIDPAWMARVKEVVDWCYARDFYVLLNIHWDDGWFERNITDTVDPTINAKMQSYWTQIATAFAGYDNHLLFAGANEPECHTPEEWATLRTYYNTFISAVRATGGNNTNRWLVVQGPNTNWEYSDQLITSMPEDSTPGRLALEIHHYTPFPFALMEEDAEWGNMSYFWGQDYHHPTRTDRNATFDEEDDVDAMFQLMADRFISQGYPVIVGEFAARKRTDQADLTGDDLKLHLASRTYFHKYVVDSANSHGLKPIYWDIHGLMFDWETGALVDQDNARALTGGAALPPPGGGGIIPNGVYKITARHSGKALEVAGLGKENGSNVQQWGYWWGESQRWVVRHLGNNEYSIIGAQSGKALDVSGWGTDNGTNVHAWTYGGGANQRWIISETSDGYYRLSPSHASDKCLDVNGVSSQDGANAHIWAFGWGANQQWKFEAP